The DNA window CCGACAGAGCGACCACGAAGAAATCACGGCAACCGGCATCATAGAGCGGCCGGACCAATGGCGCGGCGCCGAGGCCATAGGCATCGGCCTTGACCACGGCCGCCGAGCGGGCCGGCGCGACGCGGGCGGCAAGGCTCCGCCAGTTGGCGACGACGGCATCGACGCTGATCGTCAGAATGCCGCCTGCCGCGGTTCCACCTGAAACGTTCCCAGAAGCCGACACTTTTTCCTCCGTCGTCCGATGGATCGCCATGGACCGGCTTAGTCCGCCGACCGGCCCACCGCAAGCCGAACCGGCGAAGAACCGGCGCCGGAGAGGTTAACAAAACATTGCTTTGCTTGCGGAAAAGCCACGAGCCGATTGAACCGGCCTTTATCGCGAAGCTGCTAGCTTGGCTGTCTCCGGAGAAAATATTCCGATGCGCGCCAATTTCAAGGTCATGATCCTGCTTGCCATCGCCTGCGGCGGCGGTGCCGTCTGGGCGGGCAGTCGCTGGCTCGACAATGCCTCGGCGGCTCGCCTCAGGGAGCTCGAGGCAGCGCGACCATCGGTGACCTTGGGAACCCTGGTGGTGGCAGCCGAACCGCTCCGCTTCGGCGCGCCGCTTTCCCGGCGGTCGGTCCGCGAAATTCCCTGGGCGGATAGCGAATTACCGCCTGGAGCATTCGCCACCACCGACGATCTCTTCAAGGACGGCGATCGCACCGTGCTCTATCCGCTGGAGCAGGGCGAACCGCTGTTCGCCTCCAAGCTGACCGGCCCCGGCGAGCGGGCCGCTCTCTCCCGCCTGATTTCCGACGGCAACCGTGCCGTGACGCTTCGAGTGAACGATGTTGCTGGCGTCGGAGGCCTGGTGCTGCCGGGCGACCGGGTCGACGTCGTGTTGACCACCAGCGACGTAGCCGAGGTCATCCTGCAGGACGTGCGGATTCTGTCGATCGACCAGATGGCCGACGAGAAGAGTACCGAGGCGGTGGTCGCTCATACG is part of the Pleomorphomonas sp. PLEO genome and encodes:
- the cpaB gene encoding Flp pilus assembly protein CpaB, which gives rise to MRANFKVMILLAIACGGGAVWAGSRWLDNASAARLRELEAARPSVTLGTLVVAAEPLRFGAPLSRRSVREIPWADSELPPGAFATTDDLFKDGDRTVLYPLEQGEPLFASKLTGPGERAALSRLISDGNRAVTLRVNDVAGVGGLVLPGDRVDVVLTTSDVAEVILQDVRILSIDQMADEKSTEAVVAHTVTVEASPEAAQKLVLAQNVGSLSLVLRKAGEVRAAAFRPIGVADLTTARKTENAKAEAPTTPPPVTDATVWVRRATELTQYSVPVKDGGPSRRVAPPEAPVAPAGPVADASPLPAASAAAGEPQ